ACGTCACCATTCTGCAGACACAATCCGGCGATCCGGAACTGCATCAGAAATTAAAAGTCGCCATCACTAAAGAACTCCAGGAGCAGGCACAGTGGGTCATTCACGATCCAAAGAGTCAGGAGTCCCTCGGCTACCTGGGGACCTCAGCCGGAGGCGAGCGGATTTATCTCTCGAAACATTTACTCGAAGCCGACTTCATCCTGCCGATTGAACTGGTGAGCTTCGATCCGCTGATTGGCTATGCCGGGGGAGGCAGTTCCATCTATCCCGGCTTTTCTTCACAGGAAGCCATCGTCAAAAGCCGAGGGCAATCACACCGGGAACTCACTCCCAAAGAGAGCCGTCCTCTGCGTCAGCTCATTGATGAAGTGGGCTGGATGCTGGGCTTGCAATATAGCCTGCAGGTCATCCCCGCGGGTGGGTTACAGATTTCCGAAATCTGTTTTGGCAGTCTGGAAGCCTCCTTCCGAAAAGCAAAAGAGCTTCTGGATCAGTCTTGGAAATTGGAACCGGAATACAAATCGGAAATGGTCGTACTTGCCGTTGAAAATGGCCCGGCAGGGCACCAATGGAATCAGTTAGGCCGAGTTCTGGAAACAGCTCGTAACCTCGTCACGCAGGATGGTCGCGTTGTCCTGCTGACGCAAATCGAAGCCGAATTCGGCGAAGGCATGCAGATTCTTTCCAGCTGCCATGAACCCCTGGATGCGATCAAGCCACTGCGCGATAAACAGCCCGGCGATCTCGTGGCAGCCACCCAGATGGCGCTCACCGGGGACTGGGCTCTGATCTGCCTGCTGAGCAAAGCCAGCAGCGACGATGTCGAAGACCTGTTTATTATTCCGCTCGAAGATGAAGCCGAAGTCCAACGCCTGCTGCAGACAGACGAAACGGTTTCCTTCATCGCCTCGGCACAACATGCCTACGGGCAACTCAAACAGGATTAGTGTGAAGTCAGCGAACGCCCTGTTTTAGGTTACGGGTAAGCCTGCTGCTTTGAGGACCGTTTCCTGTACGTGATAGTCGTGATCGTACGAAAAGTCGATATCCTTTTCGCGGCGGATGATCCGCGCCATATCGGCCACGTCGTCAGTGTAGCGCGTGTAGCCGTCAAATTTGATGTCCTGCTGTCCTTTGCGGAATTTTCCTTTCGCGTTGGACAGGGTTAAACTGGCAGCCGGCCTGCCGAATGGTTGCAGATGAAAAGTGCCTTCTGAGCCACACACGACAATGTGTCTGCGATCAAAGCCGTTGACTTCATTGCAACTGGATTTAACTGTCGCCAGTGCTTTGGGATAGCTGAAGATCGCCAGCATGTTATCCTGTAACGTGTCGTCAATCTCGGATGCATGCTGTGAGAATGCGGTAACTTGTTCCGGCCTGCCGAGAATCTGGACCACCAGATCAATCACATGGCAACCCAGTTCAAACATCATGCCTCCCGGCTGAGGTTCCAGTTTCGTGCGGCTGGCGGCGTCCATTTTTTTACTGATCACGGTATGCACCTCAAACGGCTCGCCGAGCCAGCCTTTTTTCAGCAGGTCGCGCAGCAGCACCATTCCCGGGTTGTAGCGATACATGTATCCCATCTGCAGTAGCAGATGTTTTTGTGCGGCCTGATCCAGAATCCGTTTGAAGTGCGGCAACGAGAGTCCCGCTGGTTTATCCAGGTGAATGTGCTTGCCTGCGGCGATGCAGGTTTCGGCTGTGGTCAATAGATCGGGCACCAGTGTTTCTACCGCGACGGCCTGCAGGCCGTCGATATTCAGCAGTTGTTCCTGCGTCAGAAAAGGGAGCCCCTGATAAATGCCCGTCGATTCTGCGTACTTACGTAAATTCGGATCAGGTTCGACCACCCCCACAACTTCGTATTCATCCGACTTGCGAAAGGCCTGCATTTTTCCGCCCGCATGCGGATGACCGACGCCAATCTGCCCGACTTTGATTTTCTTCACGATACGATTCCTTTGAGGGAGTGTCCCCGACTATTTGGATTTCACTTCACGGAGTAAGCGGATGGTTTCTGCCACCATTTCTTCGCCCCCTCCCGGCTGAATGACCGAATTCATCGGCTCGTAGCCGCCTCCTTGATAAGAGAGTCGGGTCGGTATATAAACCGGATCATTACTGTTGGAGAGTTCGATGACCATCGTCTGGCGATACGGAGAAAGACGTTTGATCGTCAATCCCAGGTCAACAAAGACCTCGCCCGGCAATCCGACGATGGCCGTGTCTTCACCAATCTGGAAGACCTGGATTTCAATCGGAATCGTTTTCCCCGCTCCGGCAAGACTCACGGAAGGTTTTCGTTGAGGATCGGTAAACAACGATTCTATTGAACCCTGTTGCAGCAGATCCAGATAAATGATTTTAAACGCTTTGACTTTTTCCAGCGTCGGAATCTTCTCGTTATTTTCAATGCGTTTAATTGTGGTCCGCGCTTCTGCTAAATCTTCACTGGAATATGACTGCATCGGAATCTGCAGCACAGACCGTCCAAAGGCCAGATCCGGTTTGACTGGCTGCAAGTCTTTCATCGCCGTCAGAAACGTTTTGCCTAACTGGCTGCCGATAAAATCGGGACGATTACGTTCCTTCACGCGCGGATTGACATGGTTGATATCGCCGCAGGTTCCCGCACCGAAGGCGGAAAGGAATTTGGGATTCAGTTCCGATTTCAACATACGTTCCAGATAGGCGGGAAAGTCGGCACTGCATTTGTCTCCGCCCGTCGTATCCAAGTGCAGGGCATAGACACTCAAAGCACCCACCGGTTTTCCTTCTGGAGAACGAAACATCAGAATGTCCAGCTCCGGATCAATGGGCCCTGCAGAACGCACGACGTTCTTGTTTCGAAAGTTGGCCCAGGTGCTGATGGTTCCGTCTTTCATGACGAACCGGCGATTAAAGGCCACGTTTGTTTCTTCACCGGAACCGGTTGACAACTGGAGTGGCTGCAGATTTAGACTCGCATCTACGGCCGACTGGGCAATCGCTTCCACCAGCGCTGCCGGATAAGAGGTCGGTTTCGTCTCTGGTGTTTTACCCTGCTGCGAAAGAATAAAGCGGCAGAGATCTCTGGCATAATCGGGGCCAGTATGCGTGTGCGTGCCGCAGATGAGAACCTGTTCGCCGGGAATTCCGGTTTGAGCTTCAATCCGGTCGCGAACCAGTCCTGCCAGATCTGCCGAGATGCCCAGTATGTCGCAGGCGATGACAGCCAGTCGGGTCTCATCTTGTGAAAAAACCATCGCCTTGGCGTGTAGCGGGTCAAGTGCGCCCGTATTTTTTCGTTCGTGATAATAGCCGCTCAGCGGATAGCCGACGGGCGGCGTGATTTCCACGGAAGCCAGACCGACTTTGAATTCACCGGTCTCCGCCGCAAAGATAGTACTCGAAACGGAAACGGAAAAAAGTACGATAGAGAGAATATGCACGATTCTGAACATCAATTAACTCACTGGAATGACAGGGGGCAGGTAGGAGTCTAGAATAAACGCTACGTTTCATCGTAAACAATCGTCTGAAGAAAAACCACTCATTTTCTCTGTGGAAGGGAACAAGATGCGCCGTTTCCTGGTTCTCGCCTTACTGTTCTGTTGGAATCTGACTCCGGCTGTCGCCTCGACCGACAGACCGAATGTCGTGCTGTTCTTTATCGATGATCTGGGCTGGAGAGATGTCGGCTATATGGGCAGTGATTTCTTTGAGACGCCGCACATTGATCGTCTGGCACAAGAATCGATGCGGTTTTCATCCGCGTACTCAGCAGCACCCAATTGTGCGCCCAGTCGTGCCTGCCTGATGTCAGGCCAGTACACACCCCGGCATGGCGTCTATACAGTCGGAGATCCTGCACGCGGCAATGACCGTTATCGAAAGCTGGTCCCTGCCAAAAACAAAACGGTACTGGACGATAAAATCATCACGATTGCTGACACACTTTCCCAGGCCGGCTA
This window of the Gimesia fumaroli genome carries:
- a CDS encoding lactate racemase domain-containing protein, encoding MSTTETVKIELNYGFTGEFRCEIDPERLIWYHQAPEALADVLQSTEQVLKNPLELPPLDLAVVPGDKLTIAVDFQVPAVSEIINAVWEFLSDCGIEAGDVTILQTQSGDPELHQKLKVAITKELQEQAQWVIHDPKSQESLGYLGTSAGGERIYLSKHLLEADFILPIELVSFDPLIGYAGGGSSIYPGFSSQEAIVKSRGQSHRELTPKESRPLRQLIDEVGWMLGLQYSLQVIPAGGLQISEICFGSLEASFRKAKELLDQSWKLEPEYKSEMVVLAVENGPAGHQWNQLGRVLETARNLVTQDGRVVLLTQIEAEFGEGMQILSSCHEPLDAIKPLRDKQPGDLVAATQMALTGDWALICLLSKASSDDVEDLFIIPLEDEAEVQRLLQTDETVSFIASAQHAYGQLKQD
- a CDS encoding Gfo/Idh/MocA family protein → MKKIKVGQIGVGHPHAGGKMQAFRKSDEYEVVGVVEPDPNLRKYAESTGIYQGLPFLTQEQLLNIDGLQAVAVETLVPDLLTTAETCIAAGKHIHLDKPAGLSLPHFKRILDQAAQKHLLLQMGYMYRYNPGMVLLRDLLKKGWLGEPFEVHTVISKKMDAASRTKLEPQPGGMMFELGCHVIDLVVQILGRPEQVTAFSQHASEIDDTLQDNMLAIFSYPKALATVKSSCNEVNGFDRRHIVVCGSEGTFHLQPFGRPAASLTLSNAKGKFRKGQQDIKFDGYTRYTDDVADMARIIRREKDIDFSYDHDYHVQETVLKAAGLPVT
- a CDS encoding neutral/alkaline non-lysosomal ceramidase N-terminal domain-containing protein, which gives rise to MFRIVHILSIVLFSVSVSSTIFAAETGEFKVGLASVEITPPVGYPLSGYYHERKNTGALDPLHAKAMVFSQDETRLAVIACDILGISADLAGLVRDRIEAQTGIPGEQVLICGTHTHTGPDYARDLCRFILSQQGKTPETKPTSYPAALVEAIAQSAVDASLNLQPLQLSTGSGEETNVAFNRRFVMKDGTISTWANFRNKNVVRSAGPIDPELDILMFRSPEGKPVGALSVYALHLDTTGGDKCSADFPAYLERMLKSELNPKFLSAFGAGTCGDINHVNPRVKERNRPDFIGSQLGKTFLTAMKDLQPVKPDLAFGRSVLQIPMQSYSSEDLAEARTTIKRIENNEKIPTLEKVKAFKIIYLDLLQQGSIESLFTDPQRKPSVSLAGAGKTIPIEIQVFQIGEDTAIVGLPGEVFVDLGLTIKRLSPYRQTMVIELSNSNDPVYIPTRLSYQGGGYEPMNSVIQPGGGEEMVAETIRLLREVKSK